A genomic stretch from Anaerococcus mediterraneensis includes:
- a CDS encoding DUF4298 domain-containing protein: MAYEYLKKHTQTYENHKILIEKINDILDEFEKEREDFNKLVEYYYSEQFKNDYDDSNEGKIDSSINQGILTEDAIYDLMGDDYYLALRFLDLANKMIQQK, translated from the coding sequence ATGGCTTACGAATATTTAAAAAAACATACACAAACATACGAAAATCACAAAATCTTAATTGAAAAAATTAATGATATTTTAGATGAGTTTGAAAAAGAAAGAGAAGATTTTAATAAACTTGTAGAGTATTATTATAGCGAACAATTCAAAAATGACTATGATGATTCAAACGAAGGCAAAATAGATTCTTCTATTAACCAAGGTATCCTAACAGAAGATGCCATATATGACTTGATGGGGGATGATTATTACCTAGCTCTAAGATTTTTAGACCTAGCTAACAAAATGATCCAACAGAAATAA
- a CDS encoding ECF transporter S component: MKFETKDLTTVGILGAIVIMLGLTPLGFIPLGPLTITSLHIPVIIAGIIQGPIVGGLVGLIFGAFSMFRSMTTPGPLAFVFLNPLISIVPRVLIGVVTGLVYKGLKDKDNSKLRIFMNIFWAIVVVALAVLTIKSFTADVNLANKIFSIIFLIIAVVLLYLSVKNKKANFAIAVSSFFGTLTNSGLVLGLIYVLYAQRYVEALGISQDLAAKTIFSAFITNGIPESIVAILVASAVVNSFSKRRR, translated from the coding sequence ATGAAATTCGAAACAAAAGATCTGACTACTGTTGGTATCTTGGGAGCGATTGTTATAATGCTTGGTTTGACACCTTTAGGTTTCATACCTCTAGGTCCGCTTACAATCACAAGCCTTCATATACCAGTTATCATAGCTGGTATAATCCAAGGACCTATTGTTGGAGGCTTAGTTGGATTGATTTTTGGAGCTTTTTCTATGTTTAGGTCAATGACTACGCCTGGACCATTAGCCTTTGTGTTTTTAAATCCTCTAATATCTATAGTGCCTAGGGTTTTAATTGGTGTTGTGACTGGTCTTGTATACAAAGGACTCAAAGATAAGGATAATAGCAAACTTAGAATATTCATGAATATATTTTGGGCCATAGTTGTTGTAGCTTTGGCAGTTTTAACAATAAAATCTTTTACTGCTGATGTTAATTTAGCAAATAAAATTTTTTCAATTATATTTTTGATAATTGCTGTTGTTTTACTTTACCTATCAGTAAAAAATAAAAAAGCTAATTTTGCTATAGCTGTAAGTTCTTTTTTTGGAACTCTCACCAATTCTGGCCTAGTCCTTGGACTTATATATGTCCTCTATGCCCAAAGATATGTAGAGGCTCTAGGTATAAGTCAAGACCTAGCCGCAAAAACTATTTTTTCTGCCTTTATCACAAATGGTATTCCAGAATCTATTGTAGCTATATTAGTAGCCAGTGCAGTAGTTAATTCCTTTAGCAAAAGAAGAAGATAA
- the relB gene encoding type II toxin-antitoxin system RelB family antitoxin — MTVVSLRLNKEENELFRTYSKHTGKSLSELFKTALTEQIEDELDYETGIKALRDFEKNPVTYSIDDIIAELENDI, encoded by the coding sequence ATGACCGTAGTTTCACTTAGACTAAATAAAGAGGAAAATGAACTATTTAGAACATACTCTAAGCATACAGGCAAGAGCTTATCAGAATTATTTAAAACTGCCTTGACAGAGCAAATTGAAGATGAGTTAGACTATGAAACGGGTATCAAAGCTTTAAGAGACTTTGAGAAGAATCCTGTCACTTACTCCATTGATGATATAATTGCGGAATTAGAAAATGACATATAG
- a CDS encoding C39 family peptidase, which yields MKKLFLIIFSSLILTSCNSEEKFDIKGFIDEESVQIIEDIKSLASDTFATKNFLDFKYKQEPIKKSDIKEEIIKNVEEEAKKDKKAKWIYNNFYNLSDVDAYLTGNDPDTIEFVYNKNHNLTEFDFYEGESVKLKRQTPYFLQWDNRWAYNNLYPTNIGVSGCGPTSMSMVISRLTGQMKYPNEIAKDAEKFMNDSGMDWLFISHEAEKYNINVEEINLDEKAVIEALKKGPVMISVSRGYFTLYGHILVIDSYQNGKFIINDPNSVKNSIIEWDFNDFSDQIMKIWGFSKKS from the coding sequence ATGAAAAAGCTATTTTTAATTATTTTTTCATCCCTAATCCTAACATCTTGCAATAGTGAGGAAAAATTTGATATAAAAGGATTTATAGATGAAGAAAGTGTACAAATAATAGAAGATATAAAATCTCTAGCTAGCGATACATTTGCAACAAAAAATTTTTTAGACTTTAAATATAAACAAGAACCAATAAAAAAATCTGATATAAAAGAAGAAATAATAAAAAATGTCGAAGAGGAAGCAAAGAAAGACAAGAAAGCCAAATGGATTTACAATAACTTCTACAATTTATCAGATGTTGATGCTTATTTAACTGGTAATGATCCAGATACTATAGAGTTTGTCTATAATAAAAATCATAATTTAACAGAATTTGATTTTTATGAAGGCGAATCTGTCAAACTAAAACGACAAACCCCCTATTTTCTTCAATGGGATAATAGATGGGCCTATAATAATTTGTATCCAACAAATATTGGCGTTTCTGGTTGTGGTCCTACTTCTATGTCCATGGTTATTTCAAGGCTAACAGGTCAAATGAAATATCCAAACGAGATAGCAAAAGATGCAGAGAAATTCATGAACGATAGTGGCATGGACTGGCTTTTTATTAGTCATGAAGCTGAGAAATATAATATAAATGTAGAAGAAATAAACCTAGATGAAAAAGCTGTAATAGAGGCACTAAAAAAAGGACCTGTAATGATCTCTGTGTCAAGAGGTTATTTTACTCTTTACGGGCACATTCTAGTAATTGATTCATATCAAAATGGCAAATTTATAATTAATGATCCAAATAGTGTAAAAAACTCTATAATAGAATGGGATTTTAATGATTTCTCTGATCAGATAATGAAAATTTGGGGATTTTCAAAAAAATCTTGA